Proteins co-encoded in one Sander vitreus isolate 19-12246 chromosome 9, sanVit1, whole genome shotgun sequence genomic window:
- the LOC144523640 gene encoding uncharacterized protein LOC144523640 isoform X3, with product MEMWLTRSTLLLLTALVISGQVSVILDETLKEKGEKVAIGSSVIFKCHLKIDTNDRFWVKWYFNPSGSSFNETHLFCNKSAKPSTVVSNQTKPDQRDEELCCIKSNVTDKDSGWYFCKVTIDIPTLICKNSYGTEVNISTVSPRDNFSLIDHWMWILFGVSTFILIVLLVLCVLLRRRCRRSRGEDPIYANTRPVANKQPSPRPAMPVGNLKEASSSQNLRNPSPGRRYDDGKQRYKH from the exons ATGGAAATGTGGCTGACACGGTCGACTCTGCTGTTACTCACAG CCCTGGTGATATCTGGTCAAGTTTCTGTGATTCTGGATGAAACgctaaaagaaaaaggagagaaagttGCTATTGGTTCCTCTGTGATTTTCAAATGCCATTTGAAGATTGATACCAATGACAGATTTTGGGTAAAATGGTATTTCAACCCGTCTGGATCTTCATTCAATGAAACACACCTATTCTGTAACAAATCTGCAAAGCCCTCCACCGTGGTGTCTAACCAAACAAAGCCAGACCAGAGGGACGAAGAGCTATGTTGCATTAAATCAAATGTAACAGACAAGGACAGCGGATGGTACTTTTGCAAAGTCACAATAGATATTCCCACATTAATCTGTAAAAACAGCTACGGAACAGAAGTAAATATTT CTACTGTGTCTCCCAGAGACAACTTCTCGCTCATCGACCACTGGATGTGGATCCTGTTTGGGGTATCTACTTTCATCCTGATTGTCCTGCTGGTCCTATGTGTCTTGCTGAGAAGAAGATGCCGCAGAAGCAGAG GAGAAGATCCTATCTATGCAAACACTCGTCCTGTGGCCAACAAACAGCCTTCACCTCGGCCGGCGATGCCGGTGGGCAACCTGAAGGAGGCTTCTTCTTCTCAAAACCTCCGGAACCCAAGTCCAGGCAGGCGATACGACGATGGCAAACAGAGATACAAACATTGA
- the LOC144523640 gene encoding uncharacterized protein LOC144523640 isoform X1, whose product MEMWLTRSTLLLLTALVISGQVSVILDETLKEKGEKVAIGSSVIFKCHLKIDTNDRFWVKWYFNPSGSSFNETHLFCNKSAKPSTVVSNQTKPDQRDEELCCIKSNVTDKDSGWYFCKVTIDIPTLICKNSYGTEVNISQGTYNAPVTTPSDSQTSYCVSQRQLLAHRPLDVDPVWGIYFHPDCPAGPMCLAEKKMPQKQRRRSYLCKHSSCGQQTAFTSAGDAGGQPEGGFFFSKPPEPKSRQAIRRWQTEIQTLKKSWTSQPLFTFSHGLYL is encoded by the exons ATGGAAATGTGGCTGACACGGTCGACTCTGCTGTTACTCACAG CCCTGGTGATATCTGGTCAAGTTTCTGTGATTCTGGATGAAACgctaaaagaaaaaggagagaaagttGCTATTGGTTCCTCTGTGATTTTCAAATGCCATTTGAAGATTGATACCAATGACAGATTTTGGGTAAAATGGTATTTCAACCCGTCTGGATCTTCATTCAATGAAACACACCTATTCTGTAACAAATCTGCAAAGCCCTCCACCGTGGTGTCTAACCAAACAAAGCCAGACCAGAGGGACGAAGAGCTATGTTGCATTAAATCAAATGTAACAGACAAGGACAGCGGATGGTACTTTTGCAAAGTCACAATAGATATTCCCACATTAATCTGTAAAAACAGCTACGGAACAGAAGTAAATATTT CGCAAGGAACATACAACGCGCCTGTCACTACCCCTAGTGACAGTCAAacaag CTACTGTGTCTCCCAGAGACAACTTCTCGCTCATCGACCACTGGATGTGGATCCTGTTTGGGGTATCTACTTTCATCCTGATTGTCCTGCTGGTCCTATGTGTCTTGCTGAGAAGAAGATGCCGCAGAAGCAGAG GAGAAGATCCTATCTATGCAAACACTCGTCCTGTGGCCAACAAACAGCCTTCACCTCGGCCGGCGATGCCGGTGGGCAACCTGAAGGAGGCTTCTTCTTCTCAAAACCTCCGGAACCCAAGTCCAGGCAGGCGATACGACGATGGCAAACAGAGATACAAACATTGAAGAAGTCATGGACCTCACAACCCCTCTTCACATTTAGCCACGGTCTTTACCTGTAG
- the LOC144523640 gene encoding uncharacterized protein LOC144523640 isoform X2 codes for MEMWLTRSTLLLLTALVISGQVSVILDETLKEKGEKVAIGSSVIFKCHLKIDTNDRFWVKWYFNPSGSSFNETHLFCNKSAKPSTVVSNQTKPDQRDEELCCIKSNVTDKDSGWYFCKVTIDIPTLICKNSYGTEVNILQRKEHTTRLSLPLVTVKQATVSPRDNFSLIDHWMWILFGVSTFILIVLLVLCVLLRRRCRRSRGEDPIYANTRPVANKQPSPRPAMPVGNLKEASSSQNLRNPSPGRRYDDGKQRYKH; via the exons ATGGAAATGTGGCTGACACGGTCGACTCTGCTGTTACTCACAG CCCTGGTGATATCTGGTCAAGTTTCTGTGATTCTGGATGAAACgctaaaagaaaaaggagagaaagttGCTATTGGTTCCTCTGTGATTTTCAAATGCCATTTGAAGATTGATACCAATGACAGATTTTGGGTAAAATGGTATTTCAACCCGTCTGGATCTTCATTCAATGAAACACACCTATTCTGTAACAAATCTGCAAAGCCCTCCACCGTGGTGTCTAACCAAACAAAGCCAGACCAGAGGGACGAAGAGCTATGTTGCATTAAATCAAATGTAACAGACAAGGACAGCGGATGGTACTTTTGCAAAGTCACAATAGATATTCCCACATTAATCTGTAAAAACAGCTACGGAACAGAAGTAAATATTT TGCAGCGCAAGGAACATACAACGCGCCTGTCACTACCCCTAGTGACAGTCAAacaag CTACTGTGTCTCCCAGAGACAACTTCTCGCTCATCGACCACTGGATGTGGATCCTGTTTGGGGTATCTACTTTCATCCTGATTGTCCTGCTGGTCCTATGTGTCTTGCTGAGAAGAAGATGCCGCAGAAGCAGAG GAGAAGATCCTATCTATGCAAACACTCGTCCTGTGGCCAACAAACAGCCTTCACCTCGGCCGGCGATGCCGGTGGGCAACCTGAAGGAGGCTTCTTCTTCTCAAAACCTCCGGAACCCAAGTCCAGGCAGGCGATACGACGATGGCAAACAGAGATACAAACATTGA